ATTGTTCGTATTGTTTTTTATGTTCGTAAGATGTTTTCATAGTGTTAGATATGTTTCAATCACTAGACATAGTTTTAGAAGTCAGATTTCCAGTTTTTAGAAAGTTAGGTATATAAGAATCAATTTTCCCGCTAATATTTTAGCCTAGGTTCAATATGTGATTTTGATTTGAGTTTGAATTTGGGTTCAAAAGCATTCCTATATCGTACGTTCTTCCTATATATGTTTGAATCATGTGTTTGCATTGTAAATTTCATTCTTCCATTCATTTTCCAGATTTACACTGCTATTTACTTTAGTCTACAACTTTATtaccattttaataaaaaatatagttatataacatatatatatatatatatatataaaaaggagATTCTCCTTTTTTTGTCCACTTTTTAAAATActgattttaccctttaaatataataatttattaaatttttaaaaattgaccgttacttttacaattcttttataaaattggatGTCTATgctccttctcttcttctttatttatcaatggttattcttttatctgttctgatatattttactttatttttaataaatgtaattttaatttatatattaacttaataacattataatattatcacctactaatataatatcacccATATTTACAAAATGCAGCGCGATGCTATCGCACCTGTATTACATTTAATGTTCTTTCAAGTTTTAATCTATATGAAGGAAAGTTTGTAAAACGTATCCTTTCTGATTTTAGAAACTGTTATTGTCTTgatggaaagaaagaaagaggtaATCCAAACTAATGTCTTTAGAGCGAAAGGATAAAATTGTCTATGGTGGTCCTACAAATATGAACGTTAGAAAAACCAAATAGTTGGTATTTTATTTAGCCATGCATTAGTTTATTACACCCAAAGCATATAGTTTAATACAAGGAGAAAGTGCGCGGTTGTTCATGTATCAGCAGATGTTGGTAGAACTTGCTCAAGATGAAACTCGTATGGCTCGTCCTGAGTCACAGCCAAAACCCAGTTCTCATTCCTAACAACCGCAACATTACCGCAGAAGACGCCTTCACAGAACAAAAGCTTATATGTGTTGGTTTCAGCTTTAGCTTTTTCAATAACGAAAGAACCATTGATTGTATTTGGGTAGCTTTTAACTTTAACCAGCGTTCCTTCAGGCAGACCCTCAACAACGGTCCACTCAAGACCGACATTCTCGTATTCGAAGCTAAGGACCACTGGACCTTCAGGGAGAAATTCTGTACGGATTGGGGATGAAATGTTAATTGGACGTCCTTTATCGCCCTTGAAGGGAGATTGCACAACAGAGAGAGGGATAGTTTCGTTATCTGTTTGGAGTGCTCGAATTCCACCGCCGGGGGCTCCTAAACCTGACGGCAATATATAGAATATGCCACCATTTTTAACGATGTTACCATTCCCATCTGTGACTTGAGCAGTAGTTGAAGGAGGGTAGAAGGTTAGAGCAGAAataaggaagagagaaaaaagcATTGCACTCGCCATTTCTTTGACTGGATATGATTAAggtttttctcttctttgttCACTTCAGTTGTGTGAATAAGCGAAGTTAGGAGAATCCATTTATAGAGCTAGGTCCTGGTGATAAGATCAACTCTTTTGTCCATGCGAATGAATAAAATAtcgtaaaattttaaacatgtgaaaaagatgaaataaaatatgtttcgATTTGCTGTACAGTAAGTTTCTTGAAACTTTATAATCCGTTTATAGATCTAACCGATGGTGATAAGGTGAATGGAcagaaataattgaaaaaaatccTAGGGCTTAATCATCCTTTGCATGATGGTGGCTTAAATGCTTTGGACTTAGTTGGTGacatctaaaataataaataatattgtcctttataaatatttttagtttggcCGAACGTGCTAAATGCTATGATATTATTCTTGAAAACATTCAATGGACCATCAGGAGTGGTTAATAAATTAACTTTCGAGATTGAAATTCTAATTTCTATATTTCCTAGTTGAAGGATTCCTTTTGTAAGGACCTAGGAAAAATACTATGTGTAGAAATTCTTAGAAAAAGAAGTAAGGTTTGTTTAAACTAAGCggagtgaatttttttttttagaacattttctctaaaacagttaaaaaaacttttttgaGGATCTTAATCATACACTAAATATCAAAGATTTCTATCTTCGCATTCCTGACTCTCTTGAAGAGGATCTTGATCTCTATCCATTTTTTGACTATCCACGAAAATACATAACTTTATCAACTCTTTCACACACAACAActcacaaaacacaaaacaaagcTGAAAAGAATCCATAAATTATAGATGGAAAGAAATCACCACAACAAAAAACACTTTGAAAACATGATTCACAATACTTGTTAATTTTGAAATCTATAGAGTCCTTGAACAGTGTATTGATCTCAGCAAACAATTGAATACACTTCTTTTGGGTGCTTGTAAAAGTTGTTAAGCAAAGACacctgttttctttttatagagATCTCAAaatccaatttaaaaaaaaagttaaagcaTTTAATCgattatattatatgataattGAGTAAAATACAGTTACATTTTGTCTAGACTTAGTTTTTGGATTCAGGATTAAGGAATTACATTCTGTATAGAAAAGGATGAAAAACAGAATGATCAAAATAAGATCGTAAGGCTAACAATACAAACTAAAACTTAACTGAAAAGACATtttcatgaatgaaaaaaagGCAAAATTGGAGAGTtaacaataaagaaaaagaggaaaaattGTGAAATCCGTTTTATGTTGCTTCCCAATTTCCATATccggtttaaatttttttatattgtactgtacctagccaaactcgaccaagtaAACAGTGTGCATATCGAGACCGCCGAGTTAGCACTTCacatcaccaacataagccatctaggcaagtagtcggtcgaGACCGACTACTCGAGCACATCTGGTAAGGTTAAAGCCcaggccgactactccaataaacttaagcgaaaatcgaagccccccgcattcaataggtctcaagggcctgggttggggcccaggcccactcatggcccaaatTAGAGCCCAGGTCAagacccagcccatgaaatagtcaaacgtcattaatgttctataaatacatgtggaccccatcatttaaaggtacgcattcattaatcactgatttgactctctgagagctttgacttacttgagcttcggagattcttctgcaggtaacccctcctgggttcaagttgacatgtatcgaccgggaagaggccacctgaagagatagcggactacatggtaaggtgacgcttgtgcctaacctcttgtttgttctctgcaggaacaattggcgcccaccgtggggcacgagacgaacacctttagtacccgtttttctctgaagatggtttccacccgcagCAGAGCTGGAGCTAACAAGCAAGTGGATgttggtccctctggacctcccaGCATCgcccctgacttggccgccatcctagacggccaggcaaagatgcaacaagaactcgcagacctgaagaagcgcagtgctgaggaaatggaagcgctaaaacaagagaactctcgcctcagGAGAAGGAACGAGGCAGAcgccaacctgaagggaaaagctaaagaaacctctgaagctatgaagtctccggccttccagcctacagaggaagaaagtgaatataatcccaccccccacaccttcaccaccacccaacagacacccgttacctctacccatccccatcactttccatcTGGTCGACCAGGGCTCACCGCACCCCCAACTCCCGCCCCCACCATCCCAACCACCCATgccccctacaacatacccaccgctCTCCATACCACAtatatcccaccctacaacccacaatatcttccaaccacccacatccctcctcacaacatcacctccacaTTTCTtactatgatcaaccacccacccccaccccacataccccccaccagcccagacgccgccacccattcacgaattttatcgccaacacccctctcccggcctagtgggaaccattcaacctggatcgctataccggcgaaaccgaccctgacgaacacctgaaagtctacatcacccacgtcgTTTGTACACATCtcaagacgcagtcttttgcaaagctttccccactaacctcaaaggccctgccctagaatggtttaccaccctccCGCCCTACTCAATTGATAGTTTCGACATCCTTTCACACATGTTTTCCACCGATTTCACTggaagccgcccacatcaaaccatcaccatatccctactgggtatCAGACAGGAACCCAATGAACCACTTAGAacgttcatcgatcgcttcagtaaagccgcccttcatacaccacacctcaaccaggagatgatacTCCAATGTATGACTCTCACCCTACagcccggccccttcgccaacaacgtctacctccacccacccaccaccatgcacgaactcaagctacgcgcagccgactacgtccgcatggaggaaatgcaaactctacacaccaaattctgcaacggcTACGCTgccaacacctccaaccccaccccCAACCCCACCCTACAACCTCATCCGcgccctgatacccgcccacgcgaaccccaccaacctcgcttcaccagatacgctcccctcacagtagcccgctcctgcatcctagacgaggccctccaagctgacctcctccccccaccacgaaagacaaccacacctcctaacgctgacatgaccaagtattgtcggTACCATCGCAACCATGGTCCCACtacggaagaatgcaaagcgctccaggataaaatcgaagaactggtccgtgctggccactttcgccgcttcatccgtagggatgaccattcctcctcctcccgATCTCGCCACCCCCCACGACATGACCACAGACGCCAACCAAGCGACGCCCGTCACAATagccaccccacccaacccaacaaCCAACAACCAGAGCCCGCCCACACCAACAttacccctgccgacccccccttacgaggcaccattaacaccatctctggtggcttcgcaagtggaggctccacctcgtcCGCTAGGAAaaaacacctccgccatatcactcattcccaccacagacgtcgtatgccccccatcgtattcacGGATGACGACTTCCATGGCCTCGACCACCAGcaggacgaccccatggtcatcaccgttgaaatcgaaaattatgccgttaagaaagtacttgtggatcaaggcagcttagttgacatcctctactgggccacgtaccaaaagttacaacttcctgacaccgccatgataccatatgatgaacccatatacggctttttcggcgaacaagtatccacccggggctacatagacctccataccgtctttcgggaaggaacccaaacccaaaccaaaaccatcccaatccgcttccttatagtcgatgcgccaacatcctacaacatactcctgggtcgtccttccctcaatacccttggtgcagtcgtctctacccctcacttggccatgaagttcccggccccatccggcgacatcctgACCATCCACTGTGACAAACGCCTGGCACGCGAGTGCTATATGGCAAGCTCaagaccacaactcccaatccaacaaacaaaccatatcgaacgaccacataattcccgcatagccctatccggcgaggaccttgaccccaaaataggccgggatgtccgcctcgaaccagtcgaggacaccacccccctggaactccccaatggccactccatcaacTTAGGCACCGGGTTAAACtctgatgagcgtgccacaatcacacccatcctcatcaataACACAGATCTTTTCGTCTGGTCAGCCGTcgacctccctggagtagacccccaagtggcatcccacaagctctcgatatataaagaagcccgctacgtatcccagaaaaagcgCAAGCTTGGGGAAGAACGCAGACAAGCGGCCAAAGTAGAAGCCAACAAGTTACTGAGCGCAGGGTtgatagaagaagctcaatacaccacttggctttctaacgttgtcttggtaaagaaagccaatggcaaatggtgGATGTGCGTAGACTGCACAGACCTGAATAAGGcgtgccctcgcgacgcctaccccttacccaacatcgatcgactcgtagacggcgcggcaggaaacaaggtgcttagctttttagatgcatattcaggttataaccaaatccccatgacCATAACAgatatgcacaagaccgccttcatcacagacgatgccaactacttctatagggtcatgcccttcAGCCTCAAAAACGTTGGGGCAACTTACTAgcgactaatggacaaagtcttcagccatctAGCAGGACATTatgtcgaagtctacgtcgatgacatggtcgtcaagtccccaagccatcatcaacacacTAAAGACTTAGAGGCAGTGTTCTCCGCCCTGCGCCAatacaacctccgcctaaatcccgataaatgcgtattcggcgtcgaccggggtaaattccttggtttcatgctaacccaacgcggcatagaggttaaccctgaaaaatgcaaggccatcatcgaaatgcgcagccccactactgtcaaagaagtccaacgcctAATCGGCCGCCTCACAGCCATTTCTCGCTTCCTGTCAAAACTAGtggaacaaactcaacccataatccagctcctaaagaaatccgctcggttcacgtggactgatgattgtgaacagatcttccagaaactcaaaacatccctaacctcacccccatcctccacaaaccagacatcagccaacccctgctggtatatATCACGGTCACCGATCATACCGTCAGCGCAgcccttgtccaagaagtagaaggcacgcaacatcctgtgtatttcgtagcagaacactacaagaccctgaaaccaggtaccaaatggtagaaaaactagcactatccttggtccacgccgcacgccgcCTACGCCCGTATTTctaaaaccacaccataaccgtcaagaccgattacccaatccagaaaatattacaaaagccaGATCTAGctggacgcatgtcatcatgggccgtggagctgtcagaattcaacattcgctatgaaccccacggccccatcaaagcccagtgtctcttagacttcgtcaatgacctacaacaaacacctgttgaggaccagtggacacttcatgtagatggctcctcaaacccaaggggtgccggcgctggcatcgtgttagaaggccccaacgacatcctcatcgagaaatctcttcactttgctttcaaaacgtcgaataaccaagccgagtacgaagctatcctcgctGGCCtctccctagcccgtgaagtcggtgtcaagaagttaacatgcaaaaccgactccaaactcactgtaggtcatctaaacgacgaatttcaaattaaagaccccatccttcaacaatattaccatctagtcTGCGCGAttattcaatccgcctttgaacaagtccgcgtcgaaTACATCCCCAAAATCGACAACGTcagggccgacatcctttccaaattagccagtaccaaactcaaaaaccataatcgatccctactacagcaaacactatccacaccttccatcacacacacttgccaaacattaacccacaccccatcaaacaacatcacccccacccaaacccaaaactggaccaccccttacattcaatacctcaaaaccggcaaccccccctcgacgcggacaaaacttggctggccaaggccgccaggtacactatggtaggcgatgacctctacaaacgcgaatacggccaacccctacttaagtgtgtcacgacagagcaagcccaatatatcatcaaagagctacacgaaggaatttgtggttatcattcaggcgcacgcaccatggccacaagagttctcagagccggCTACTTCTGGCCCACGATAGAAGCAGACTGCTAGGATCATGTCAGGAAGTGCAAGCCATGCCAGAAGCTCGACAACCTTATCcatcagaaacaagaacaactacaccacatactgtccccctggccattcgctaagtggggaatggacatcctcggccccttctcacccggcaaggggcaagtaaaattcctaatcgtagccgttgattattttaccaaattgatagaagccaagccattgaccaccatcacggcccagcaagtccagcagttcgtgtggaaggacattatatgcagatatggtgtaccacataccatcataacagacaatggccgacaatttatcgacaaggagttagccaaattctacaccggcttAGGCATCAA
This region of Vigna unguiculata cultivar IT97K-499-35 chromosome 5, ASM411807v1, whole genome shotgun sequence genomic DNA includes:
- the LOC114185801 gene encoding trypsin inhibitor DE-3-like — its product is MASAMLFSLFLISALTFYPPSTTAQVTDGNGNIVKNGGIFYILPSGLGAPGGGIRALQTDNETIPLSVVQSPFKGDKGRPINISSPIRTEFLPEGPVVLSFEYENVGLEWTVVEGLPEGTLVKVKSYPNTINGSFVIEKAKAETNTYKLLFCEGVFCGNVAVVRNENWVLAVTQDEPYEFHLEQVLPTSADT